A window of the Helianthus annuus cultivar XRQ/B chromosome 4, HanXRQr2.0-SUNRISE, whole genome shotgun sequence genome harbors these coding sequences:
- the LOC110937067 gene encoding sulfate transporter 1.2-like, with the protein MQVYMLIMVGQEAGGMIWILAYVGYASVHAQLYLPPKYGLYLSFVPPLIYAFIGSSRDIAMGPVAVVSLLLGTLLRDEVEPNTPEYLCLAFTATFFAGVTQAALGFFRLGFLIDFLSHAAIVGFMGGVVVTIALQQLKGLLGNKDLKKRLI; encoded by the exons ATGCAAGTCTACATGCTCATCATGGTAGGACAGGAAGCTGGAGGGATGATTTGGATCCTTGCGTATGTGGGGTATGCAAGTGTACATGCTCAACTTTACTTACCTCCAAAATATGGATTGT ACTTGAGTTTTGTTCCACCTCTTATATATGCGTTCATTGGTAGCTCGAGAGATATTGCAATGGGCCCTGTGGCAGTGGTCTCTCTGTTGCTTGGAACTTTGTTACGAGATGAGGTTGAGCCAAATACACCTGAATATTTATGTCTTGCTTTCACTGCAACATTCTTTGCTGGAGTCACTCAAGCTGCACTCGGGTTTTTCAG ATTGGGTTTTCTGATCGATTTTCTGTCACATGCTGCGATTGTGGGGTTCATGGGAGGAGTGGTCGTTACCATTGCGCTTCAGCAACTTAAAGGGTTGTTAGGGAACAAGGATTTAAAAAAAAGACTGATTTAG